Proteins encoded by one window of Cellvibrio sp. KY-GH-1:
- a CDS encoding DUF1592 domain-containing protein — protein sequence MKKLLKLSMLSTSVALGIMASGGATAQGACSVDFASVNNWGSGAQYKVTLTNTGAAKTSWELCWTYAGNDVINNLWDGVYTQSGKNVCVKNAPYNPNLAANGTASFGFLVNNPGAAPTSFTLNGAACGGSASSTPSTSSASSVPSSASSSSVNNAQAARWLLDTTNSTFHFVSVKKSTAGVETPENFTFSTLQGTVSASGQATLTIPLSSINTANATRDPRMQNLLFESAYLPSMHFTTQLDLAAIEAMGVGTTAIQSVTGNLTLHGIAKSVVFDALVVKNSSGSVSFSPKKPIVINSADFDLNAGIESLRSIAGLSTIGEKVPVYFKMFLSNSNPSNTPAITLATAPTAPVSLTGTVNATGAASLNWADTSATETGFLLRRKGADGRWVTAANTAANSVSYLDSLTTAGSYDYKVISYTDSIPAAATAPLTLVYSVNTTSSGSSTSATSSVASSAAFTGVAATGATIFTGSGGCNGCHKDNNGDGLFGDGAITFNVNAFTYQTMSKYAGKGYTGTSALDLSVFIKDNMLGHCTNNACQDVAAYLWSLRGQTIASSSSSVASSVSSSSVSSICVGDSCAPTYADRSLRILSKNEYINSVLDLTGVDLKTTLDAATLASIPADILVNGFTNNTRATITENSARAYEALATKIATASAAKSFAGVATCSGTVAACGDTFVADFAKRAFRRPLTTEEKTNYATFFSSSLGVTTTSDALKLALRAVLTSPQFLYRSEMGVKVADLRAGTVDTTANITINDVPAADRTSLPDTAYVLTPYEMASFLAFTYTGSTPDATLLAAADSKSLWTKAQIEAQITRLLGTTKARSHFGNFAVQWLDAEGLQYDARDPARYPTYTTDVQKAMLEEARAIYNDVILDGAAFSNLYTSSYTFANSALASFYGLSTSGLGTSVSKVTTTNRGGLIASGAFMARNAHFAKTAPILRAVRTRRSFLCHDVPNPPTGVALDQLRADQAAAFEALKTSQGGFATARQEYHFLTSVSPCTNCHLKMINPLGFGFEDFSPIGLPRTRDDNNLSVAFQDDDGTLYGVNSVDDGKSLTFAGTKDLGAKLVASTDGFAQLRACFIENNYRMAFGTGVNYFDRNLTGSDDKPIPLPAAQQQANSVEVAALIQQMAANSNSPKVMLQNLGSLKSVRYRKDF from the coding sequence ATGAAAAAATTATTGAAACTGTCGATGCTCTCCACCAGCGTGGCGCTTGGCATCATGGCTTCCGGCGGTGCTACCGCCCAGGGAGCTTGTAGTGTGGATTTTGCCAGTGTGAATAACTGGGGATCTGGCGCTCAGTACAAAGTGACCTTGACCAACACCGGTGCCGCCAAGACCTCCTGGGAATTGTGCTGGACCTATGCTGGTAATGATGTGATTAACAACCTCTGGGACGGTGTATACACCCAGAGCGGTAAAAACGTGTGCGTGAAGAATGCGCCGTACAACCCGAACCTGGCGGCCAATGGCACTGCCTCTTTCGGTTTCCTGGTGAATAACCCGGGGGCAGCGCCTACCTCATTCACATTGAACGGTGCAGCTTGTGGCGGTTCTGCCAGCAGTACTCCAAGCACCAGCAGTGCCAGCTCTGTTCCATCGAGCGCAAGCAGCAGCTCAGTAAATAATGCCCAGGCTGCACGTTGGTTGTTGGATACGACCAACTCTACCTTCCACTTTGTGTCCGTGAAGAAAAGCACTGCGGGCGTGGAAACGCCGGAGAATTTTACCTTTAGCACCCTCCAAGGTACGGTTTCGGCGAGCGGTCAAGCAACTCTGACTATCCCGCTGTCTAGCATTAACACTGCCAACGCTACCCGCGATCCACGCATGCAAAATCTGCTGTTTGAATCTGCCTACCTGCCAAGCATGCACTTTACTACCCAGCTGGACTTGGCTGCGATCGAAGCTATGGGTGTAGGTACCACGGCAATACAATCCGTAACCGGCAACCTCACCCTGCATGGTATTGCCAAATCCGTAGTGTTTGATGCACTGGTTGTAAAAAACAGCAGCGGCAGCGTGTCTTTCTCGCCTAAAAAGCCAATCGTAATCAATTCAGCGGATTTTGATCTGAATGCGGGTATCGAATCCCTGCGCTCTATCGCCGGCTTGAGTACTATCGGCGAGAAAGTACCTGTGTACTTCAAGATGTTCCTGAGCAACAGCAACCCAAGCAACACTCCTGCTATCACGCTGGCGACCGCACCTACTGCACCCGTTAGCTTGACCGGTACCGTAAACGCCACTGGTGCCGCAAGTCTGAACTGGGCTGACACCAGCGCAACCGAAACCGGTTTCCTGTTACGTCGTAAAGGCGCTGACGGTCGTTGGGTAACTGCAGCAAACACCGCGGCGAATAGCGTTAGCTACCTGGACAGCCTGACCACTGCCGGCAGCTATGACTACAAAGTCATCAGCTACACCGATAGTATTCCTGCCGCGGCTACAGCTCCGTTGACACTGGTATATAGCGTTAACACCACCAGCTCTGGTAGTTCGACCTCCGCCACATCAAGCGTTGCCAGCAGTGCCGCATTTACCGGTGTTGCAGCGACTGGTGCCACTATTTTCACCGGCTCTGGTGGTTGTAATGGCTGCCACAAAGACAACAACGGCGATGGTCTCTTCGGTGACGGCGCGATTACTTTCAACGTGAACGCCTTCACCTACCAAACCATGAGCAAGTACGCAGGCAAAGGTTATACCGGTACTTCGGCGCTGGATTTGTCGGTCTTTATTAAAGACAACATGCTTGGTCACTGCACTAACAATGCTTGTCAGGACGTTGCGGCATACCTCTGGTCCCTGCGCGGCCAAACCATTGCCAGCAGCAGTTCTTCTGTCGCCAGCTCAGTCTCTTCCAGCTCAGTTAGCAGTATCTGCGTAGGTGACTCGTGTGCACCAACTTACGCCGATCGCTCTCTGCGCATCCTGAGCAAGAACGAATACATCAACAGCGTTCTTGATCTGACCGGTGTGGATCTGAAAACCACCCTGGATGCGGCAACTCTGGCGTCTATCCCGGCGGACATTTTGGTGAATGGTTTCACTAACAATACCCGTGCAACTATCACCGAAAACAGTGCTCGCGCTTATGAAGCTCTGGCCACCAAAATCGCCACTGCCTCTGCGGCGAAAAGCTTCGCAGGTGTAGCAACCTGTTCAGGTACTGTTGCCGCTTGCGGCGATACCTTTGTGGCTGACTTCGCTAAACGTGCTTTCCGTCGTCCATTGACCACCGAAGAGAAGACCAACTATGCAACCTTCTTCTCCTCTAGCCTCGGCGTAACCACTACCAGTGATGCGTTGAAGCTGGCTCTGCGTGCGGTACTGACTTCTCCTCAATTCCTGTACCGCAGTGAAATGGGTGTGAAAGTCGCTGATCTTCGCGCCGGCACTGTAGATACCACTGCCAACATCACTATCAACGATGTTCCAGCAGCTGACCGCACATCTCTGCCCGACACTGCTTATGTACTGACTCCGTACGAGATGGCTTCATTCCTGGCCTTCACCTACACCGGCAGTACACCAGATGCTACCTTGCTGGCCGCAGCTGATAGCAAGTCGCTGTGGACCAAAGCGCAAATTGAAGCGCAAATTACCCGTTTGCTGGGAACTACCAAAGCTCGCAGTCACTTCGGTAATTTCGCCGTGCAATGGCTGGATGCAGAAGGTCTGCAATACGATGCGCGCGATCCTGCTCGCTATCCGACTTACACCACCGATGTGCAAAAAGCCATGCTGGAAGAAGCACGCGCAATCTATAACGACGTAATTCTGGACGGCGCCGCATTCAGCAATCTGTACACCAGCTCTTACACTTTCGCTAACTCTGCTCTGGCAAGCTTCTATGGCTTGAGCACCAGCGGACTGGGAACCAGCGTAAGCAAAGTGACTACAACCAATCGCGGTGGTTTGATTGCCTCGGGTGCATTTATGGCACGCAACGCTCACTTCGCCAAAACGGCGCCAATCCTTCGTGCGGTTCGTACCCGTCGCTCATTCCTGTGTCACGACGTACCTAACCCACCTACCGGTGTAGCGCTGGACCAACTGCGTGCTGACCAAGCCGCTGCGTTTGAAGCGTTGAAAACCAGCCAGGGTGGATTCGCAACCGCTCGCCAGGAATATCACTTCCTGACCAGTGTAAGCCCATGTACCAACTGTCACTTGAAGATGATCAACCCACTGGGCTTCGGCTTCGAAGACTTCAGTCCGATTGGCTTGCCACGCACTCGCGATGACAACAATCTGTCGGTTGCCTTCCAGGACGACGACGGCACCCTTTACGGTGTAAACAGTGTGGATGACGGCAAGTCACTCACCTTCGCCGGCACCAAAGACCTGGGCGCTAAACTGGTTGCTTCAACAGATGGCTTCGCACAACTGCGCGCGTGTTTCATTGAAAACAACTACCGCATGGCATTCGGTACCGGTGTGAACTACTTTGATCGCAATCTGACTGGCAGCGACGACAAGCCAATTCCATTGCCTGCTGCGCAACAGCAAGCAAACTCTGTAGAAGTTGCCGCGCTGATCCAGCAAATGGCTGCTAACAGCAATAGCCCGAAAGTCATGTTGCAAAACTTGGGTAGCTTGAAGTCAGTACGTTACCGTAAAGACTTCTAA
- a CDS encoding DUF1552 domain-containing protein, giving the protein MNDFKKMADEHRRNFLKFVAKTGISIPALQASTLAMGVLSSRFAEAQTATNKVKRVIFVYIPGGTPGHATATFTPTGSAGSLVMKACSQPMDTHKNNCIFISNAAIVSGTTPAGGHGLTFRVLGAFNGNGTTVDNVLAQSTIGAASRFGSLRLGVISNGADGATLDCSISSVNTWTQSTYVSNPRTVFNSLFTGGASTGSTAQQQQMKIYDVNLAALNKIRNQLSVEEQLRVDQNIAAIQKLKNDLTNSTTTTTGACTNPAWDNYGATDADPMLGAHFTQLFDQQARNAALALACNLTKVVSIQMGTDGGNFAATGFTDTYHGSIHVGQDAPFIAQRAYLQGRVASLINILKTTPDETGAPLFNSTLIVQLSDMGNGQVHLGEDAPLMLASGSSSFRGGRVVAGSMHTQLLDNAAEAIGLTGYTPYSGGSVSTVWA; this is encoded by the coding sequence ATGAATGACTTCAAAAAAATGGCTGATGAACATCGCCGCAATTTTTTAAAGTTTGTTGCCAAAACCGGTATTTCCATACCAGCGCTCCAGGCATCAACCTTGGCCATGGGCGTGTTATCCAGTCGCTTCGCGGAAGCGCAAACGGCAACTAACAAAGTTAAGCGCGTTATTTTTGTGTACATCCCGGGCGGTACTCCAGGCCACGCCACCGCAACCTTCACGCCAACCGGTTCGGCCGGCTCACTGGTGATGAAAGCTTGCTCACAACCAATGGATACCCACAAAAACAACTGCATTTTCATTAGCAATGCTGCAATCGTTTCTGGCACTACTCCAGCGGGCGGTCACGGTCTAACCTTCCGCGTACTGGGCGCCTTCAACGGCAACGGGACTACCGTGGACAACGTATTGGCGCAATCGACCATTGGTGCTGCATCGCGCTTCGGTTCATTGCGTTTAGGCGTTATTTCCAACGGCGCTGATGGTGCTACCCTGGACTGCTCGATTTCTTCCGTAAATACCTGGACTCAATCCACTTACGTTAGTAACCCACGCACCGTGTTCAACAGTCTGTTTACCGGCGGCGCCAGCACTGGCTCAACTGCCCAGCAACAACAGATGAAAATTTACGATGTAAACCTGGCGGCGCTGAACAAGATTCGCAACCAGCTTTCGGTAGAAGAACAATTGCGCGTGGATCAAAACATTGCAGCAATTCAGAAACTTAAAAACGATCTGACCAACTCCACCACTACCACAACCGGTGCGTGTACCAATCCGGCGTGGGACAACTACGGCGCAACCGACGCTGATCCAATGCTGGGTGCTCACTTCACCCAACTGTTTGACCAGCAGGCACGCAACGCTGCTCTGGCTTTGGCTTGTAACCTGACCAAAGTGGTGAGCATTCAAATGGGTACAGATGGCGGAAACTTCGCGGCGACTGGCTTCACCGACACTTACCACGGTTCAATCCACGTGGGTCAGGATGCGCCTTTTATCGCGCAACGCGCTTACCTGCAAGGTCGTGTCGCCAGCTTGATCAACATCCTGAAAACTACCCCGGATGAGACCGGAGCACCACTGTTCAATTCAACCTTGATTGTTCAATTGAGCGATATGGGTAACGGACAAGTTCACCTGGGCGAGGATGCACCTTTGATGTTAGCGAGTGGCAGCAGTTCGTTCCGCGGCGGACGCGTGGTGGCGGGTAGTATGCACACCCAACTGTTGGACAACGCTGCAGAAGCGATTGGTTTGACTGGTTACACCCCTTACTCAGGCGGATCTGTATCCACTGTGTGGGCATAA
- a CDS encoding DUF1592 domain-containing protein, producing the protein MKRFLSKSLFPAGLVALGLFASSAPTAQANCSVNYKITNSWGNGGQADVTLTNLGSAKTSWELCWTFNGNEAINNLWNGTRTQNGKSVCVKSASYNGNLATNGSANFGFTHNNAPGAIPTNFTLNDAVCGGSTSSQPMTSSSRSSASSQPTTSSSSSVPPGSSRSSISSQSSASSSSAPAVTARWLINETKSLLNFVSVKNTDVAEAFTFTQLQGTVAANGQATLTIPLGSISTGIDLRNTRMKQMLFETDILPSMHFTTTLDLAAIDAMPVGGISNQVLTGNLVLHGISKAISFDALMIKHAANSVSVSPRKPILINSTDYDLNAGIEALRMAVGASSIGERVPVYFKMFLTRDNPGNLPAIRLAQAPSAPISLMGTMNNTTASASLTWTDTSATESGFLIRRNDINNRWVTVGKVSANIAYFTNGVENAAGAADFKSVTYKVIGYTDSIPSEASNSLGLTYTYQFGSTSSSSSVSSRSASSSSAPMLMGDAARGKTLWESPAVGCLFCHAVNADGTAGSSLSKIDPRNLRFTTSANIVKYIEDNMPKSDPAACVGQCAADTAAYFLSLKPAMSSSSSSRSASSVSSSVISNLTGEQLYTQKGCANCHGARGDNPMRPIVVDRWTRNSLITKIDSSMPLNDPSSCVGDCATKIADYILTWKPPVVCTTGEDILPRRLRLLTNREYANTINDLLGVTTGATVAATLEPDTKVKGFDNVNAKKINSSGMDTYWNAAKNLATNVSLTSLMSCSTSTPRDQCASTFVPAFGKRAFRRPLTSAEQTSYNNLFRLGASNDAGARLVIQAMLASPNFLYRSEIGSTFSGTGSLTQYETASLLAYTFTGSMPDATLFTEADNNRLNTPAQLRTQAERLLGTAKASTQFAYFGQQWLHVDDLAALQRDKTLYPQFTTAIGAAMKTELDSFLTEIFLKPGYKIADVFNPGFSFLNGPLASYYGIAGVSGDQFQKVATNAQRGGVLHLGAITATLATQKESHPIHRGLLVRRNLLCQEFAPPPPNVGEVEPLDPNKPTRQRFAAHTSNTNCQSCHQYIDNIGFGFENYDAVGRFRTLEGNNIPVDASGSISGLAVMTETDSYNFTDLRGLSTVLASSGAQAASKCVTQQYQRFATGVSDPNQCSVDASYSRWQGKSTDLRDMMLETVTSPSYLNRK; encoded by the coding sequence ATGAAACGATTCTTATCCAAATCGCTGTTTCCCGCCGGCTTGGTAGCACTGGGCTTATTTGCGTCCAGTGCTCCAACAGCCCAGGCGAATTGCAGCGTCAATTACAAGATTACTAACAGCTGGGGTAATGGCGGCCAGGCCGATGTCACCCTCACCAATCTCGGCAGCGCGAAAACCAGTTGGGAACTTTGCTGGACATTTAACGGCAATGAAGCCATCAATAATTTGTGGAACGGAACGCGCACCCAAAACGGAAAAAGTGTTTGTGTCAAAAGCGCCAGTTACAACGGCAATTTAGCCACGAATGGCAGCGCCAATTTCGGTTTTACCCACAACAATGCTCCGGGCGCTATCCCCACCAACTTCACCTTGAATGACGCAGTCTGCGGCGGTAGCACTAGCAGTCAGCCGATGACCAGCAGTAGCCGCAGCAGTGCCAGCAGCCAACCGACAACCTCCAGCTCAAGCAGCGTACCGCCTGGATCGAGCCGCAGCAGTATCAGTAGCCAGAGCAGCGCGAGTAGTAGCAGCGCTCCGGCAGTTACTGCGCGCTGGTTGATCAACGAAACCAAGTCTTTGCTGAACTTTGTCTCGGTAAAAAATACGGATGTCGCCGAGGCATTCACCTTCACGCAATTGCAAGGCACCGTCGCTGCGAATGGACAAGCAACCTTAACGATTCCGCTAGGAAGCATTTCTACCGGCATCGATTTGCGCAACACCCGCATGAAGCAGATGTTATTTGAAACAGACATACTGCCAAGTATGCACTTCACCACCACCTTGGATCTGGCTGCAATCGACGCTATGCCAGTAGGCGGTATCAGCAATCAAGTGCTCACCGGAAACCTGGTGCTGCACGGGATATCCAAAGCAATTTCCTTTGATGCCTTAATGATCAAACATGCAGCGAACAGCGTCAGCGTGTCGCCACGCAAACCCATTTTGATCAACAGTACCGACTATGATCTGAATGCCGGTATCGAGGCGTTGCGGATGGCGGTGGGTGCATCATCGATTGGAGAGCGTGTGCCTGTGTATTTCAAAATGTTCCTCACAAGGGATAACCCGGGCAACCTGCCAGCCATTCGTCTGGCTCAGGCACCTTCGGCCCCCATTAGCCTGATGGGAACTATGAACAATACAACTGCCTCCGCCAGCCTGACCTGGACTGACACCAGCGCTACGGAAAGTGGATTCCTGATTCGCCGCAACGACATCAATAACCGCTGGGTAACGGTGGGCAAGGTGTCGGCCAATATCGCCTATTTCACCAATGGAGTGGAAAATGCCGCAGGCGCAGCGGACTTTAAGAGCGTGACCTATAAGGTAATCGGTTATACAGACAGCATTCCGTCCGAGGCATCTAACTCCTTAGGCCTTACCTATACCTATCAGTTCGGAAGCACATCCTCATCGTCGTCGGTTAGCTCCAGAAGTGCGTCTTCTTCGTCAGCTCCGATGCTGATGGGTGATGCAGCACGGGGCAAAACACTGTGGGAAAGCCCGGCAGTTGGCTGCTTGTTCTGTCACGCAGTCAATGCTGATGGCACTGCAGGTAGCAGCCTAAGCAAAATTGACCCGCGCAACCTGCGCTTTACCACGTCGGCCAATATCGTTAAGTACATCGAAGACAATATGCCGAAAAGCGACCCCGCTGCTTGCGTAGGTCAATGTGCCGCTGACACTGCTGCCTACTTCTTGTCTCTGAAACCTGCGATGAGCTCGTCTTCCAGTAGCAGAAGCGCTTCGTCAGTCAGCTCCAGCGTTATCAGTAATCTGACCGGGGAACAACTCTACACCCAGAAAGGCTGTGCCAACTGTCACGGCGCGCGCGGGGACAACCCAATGCGCCCTATTGTGGTCGACCGCTGGACCCGTAACTCGCTGATCACAAAAATCGACTCCAGCATGCCGCTCAACGATCCAAGCAGTTGCGTAGGCGATTGTGCAACCAAAATCGCCGACTACATTCTCACCTGGAAACCGCCTGTCGTTTGTACCACCGGGGAAGACATACTGCCGCGTCGCTTGCGTCTGCTGACCAATCGCGAATATGCCAATACGATTAACGATCTACTGGGCGTCACCACCGGAGCAACAGTCGCGGCCACCTTGGAGCCTGACACCAAAGTAAAAGGCTTTGATAACGTCAACGCCAAGAAAATCAACAGTAGTGGCATGGACACCTATTGGAATGCAGCAAAGAACCTCGCAACCAATGTCAGTCTCACCAGTTTGATGAGCTGTAGCACGTCAACACCGCGCGACCAGTGTGCATCAACATTTGTACCTGCCTTCGGTAAACGTGCATTCCGTCGCCCACTCACCAGTGCAGAGCAAACCTCCTACAACAACTTGTTCCGTCTGGGTGCTAGCAATGACGCGGGTGCGCGCTTGGTCATTCAAGCAATGCTCGCCTCGCCCAACTTCCTGTATCGCTCGGAAATTGGATCAACATTCAGCGGCACCGGCAGTTTGACCCAATACGAAACAGCATCTCTTCTGGCATACACTTTCACCGGCTCCATGCCCGATGCCACCTTGTTCACCGAGGCTGACAACAATCGCCTAAACACACCAGCACAGTTGCGCACCCAAGCGGAACGCCTCCTGGGAACCGCTAAAGCAAGCACGCAATTCGCCTACTTTGGACAGCAATGGTTGCATGTAGATGATCTAGCGGCTCTGCAGCGCGACAAAACGTTGTACCCGCAGTTCACTACTGCAATTGGCGCGGCCATGAAAACCGAGCTGGATAGTTTCCTGACCGAAATATTCCTCAAACCCGGTTACAAAATTGCGGATGTGTTTAACCCTGGCTTCAGCTTCCTTAACGGCCCATTGGCTAGCTACTACGGCATTGCCGGTGTCAGTGGCGACCAATTCCAAAAGGTAGCGACTAACGCGCAACGTGGCGGTGTACTGCACTTGGGTGCGATTACCGCCACACTCGCAACCCAGAAAGAGTCTCATCCGATCCACCGCGGTTTGCTGGTTCGCCGCAACCTGCTCTGCCAGGAATTTGCACCGCCGCCGCCCAACGTAGGCGAAGTGGAACCGCTTGATCCAAACAAGCCGACACGCCAACGCTTCGCAGCCCATACCAGCAATACCAATTGCCAGTCTTGTCACCAGTACATCGACAATATCGGCTTCGGGTTTGAAAACTATGACGCTGTGGGCCGTTTCCGCACCCTGGAAGGCAACAACATCCCTGTGGATGCCAGCGGCAGCATTTCCGGCTTGGCAGTAATGACCGAAACGGACAGCTACAACTTCACCGATTTGCGTGGCCTCTCAACAGTATTGGCCAGCTCCGGTGCCCAGGCAGCATCCAAGTGTGTGACTCAACAGTACCAACGTTTTGCGACCGGCGTTTCCGACCCCAATCAGTGTTCGGTTGATGCGAGCTACTCGCGCTGGCAGGGCAAGTCCACTGACCTGCGCGATATGATGCTCGAAACCGTTACCTCACCTAGCTACCTGAATCGCAAATAG
- a CDS encoding cellulose binding domain-containing protein produces MSHFAAIVKPPRPLGRFCRPLWAAGVSLAITALTPQAFAACQYVVNDQWGGGFTATIKVTNSGTAPVSGWNINWRYNGADRITSSWNVTMSGSNPYTASNVGWNGNLQPNQTVEFGVQGSKGSAPAELAVISGAICDGSASSSPTSSAPASSRSSTVTSSSNSSAPTVMGCGNNTLFCLDFENTAPGTIPSGFTQEGNGIAVVQGQEARSGNRSVKFTSTNASNYGYFKKNSVSGTHWGRLYYKMKTPVPNINTWLHGTFVTSRGNNAEFRFVDTVQEASGKHQYIYNVEPGDVSLQGAYAYNFDSSWVCTEWYVNHQTQTYRFFRNGEELFFTNGGRTTGATNLPGFAAVPASLDWLGFGFRSYQQSGGIEGWIDDVAVGGDRIGCNTPQPSSSSAPSSSAPSSSLVSSSSTSRGVSSSSLPSTSASSMPSSSSATSTSSAASASSLPQASTWSLNPSASYLNFVTTKNTHVIEAHSFGEISGAISDGGIATLTINLSSVNTGIALRDQRMRDLLFEVVSFPNATVTLAVPNGLLTNLAVGSTSEIDVTATLNLHGVDQPLATRVSVQKLTNNRVLVQNLTPVLVSAADYDLSNGVEALRAAVAIASISKAVPVDFTLVFDAR; encoded by the coding sequence ATGAGCCACTTTGCAGCCATAGTGAAACCACCTCGCCCATTGGGACGGTTTTGCCGTCCACTTTGGGCGGCTGGTGTTTCACTCGCTATTACCGCACTCACACCCCAGGCATTCGCTGCCTGCCAGTATGTCGTGAACGATCAATGGGGAGGAGGGTTTACCGCCACCATTAAAGTCACCAACTCTGGTACGGCCCCCGTCTCTGGCTGGAATATCAACTGGCGCTACAACGGCGCGGACCGAATTACCAGTAGCTGGAACGTGACCATGTCTGGCAGCAATCCCTATACCGCCAGTAACGTCGGCTGGAATGGCAACCTGCAACCCAACCAAACGGTAGAGTTCGGCGTGCAAGGCAGTAAAGGGAGTGCGCCGGCAGAATTAGCGGTAATCAGTGGCGCGATTTGCGATGGTTCCGCATCCTCATCACCCACATCTTCCGCACCAGCATCCTCTCGTTCCAGCACCGTAACGAGTAGCTCGAACAGTTCCGCTCCTACGGTGATGGGATGCGGCAACAACACACTCTTTTGCCTGGACTTTGAAAACACTGCCCCAGGGACAATTCCCTCTGGCTTTACTCAAGAAGGTAATGGCATTGCGGTAGTTCAGGGGCAAGAAGCTCGCAGCGGAAATCGCTCGGTGAAGTTCACCAGCACCAACGCGAGTAACTACGGCTATTTCAAAAAGAACAGCGTCTCCGGTACTCACTGGGGTCGGCTCTATTACAAGATGAAAACGCCAGTACCAAATATCAACACCTGGCTCCACGGGACATTCGTGACTTCACGTGGCAACAACGCCGAATTTCGTTTTGTGGACACGGTGCAGGAAGCCAGTGGAAAGCATCAATACATCTACAACGTAGAACCAGGCGATGTGTCCCTGCAGGGCGCTTACGCCTATAACTTCGATAGCAGCTGGGTGTGCACCGAGTGGTACGTAAACCATCAAACCCAAACCTATCGCTTTTTCCGCAATGGCGAAGAACTCTTCTTCACCAACGGCGGCAGAACGACTGGCGCCACCAACCTCCCCGGCTTTGCCGCGGTTCCGGCCAGCCTCGACTGGTTGGGCTTCGGTTTCAGAAGTTACCAACAAAGTGGCGGCATTGAAGGTTGGATTGATGACGTAGCTGTGGGTGGCGACCGTATTGGCTGTAACACCCCTCAGCCGAGTTCCAGCAGCGCTCCATCGAGCAGTGCGCCGTCCAGTAGTCTGGTTAGCTCTTCCTCTACCAGTAGAGGTGTATCGAGTAGCAGCTTGCCCTCCACTTCGGCAAGCTCCATGCCCAGCAGTTCATCAGCAACATCCACCAGCAGTGCGGCCAGCGCGTCATCCCTGCCACAAGCCAGTACTTGGAGCCTGAACCCGAGCGCGTCTTATCTCAACTTCGTGACAACCAAAAATACCCACGTGATTGAAGCGCACAGTTTTGGCGAAATCTCCGGAGCTATCAGCGATGGTGGCATAGCCACATTAACCATCAACCTGAGCAGTGTTAACACTGGTATTGCCCTGCGCGATCAACGCATGCGCGATCTGTTATTCGAAGTAGTTAGTTTCCCCAATGCAACCGTCACTCTCGCGGTGCCTAACGGCTTGCTCACCAATCTCGCGGTCGGTAGCACAAGCGAAATTGATGTAACTGCCACCTTGAATTTGCATGGCGTCGACCAACCGCTTGCCACTCGCGTCTCCGTGCAAAAACTGACGAACAATCGCGTGCTGGTACAGAACCTCACACCAGTGTTGGTAAGTGCTGCGGACTACGATCTCAGCAACGGAGTGGAAGCACTGCGCGCCGCCGTGGCTATTGCCTCGATCAGCAAGGCAGTTCCAGTGGATTTCACTCTCGTCTTTGACGCCCGTTAA